The genome window AAACCGCTTCACAGTTTTTACGATGAATGGAATATTTGGGACAGGGGATTGAAAAAGGAGCTGGCCATCATGCGTGCCAGTCAAATTTCGAAAAGGGATAAGGGGCTTATACCTCCCCTGCCCCAAATTGACAATAAACATCAGGGGCTTATAAACCGGATCATGGAGGCAAAAAATCCGCTCGATGCTGAAAGGGTTCTGGCAAAAGCGAGATGGAACCATCTTGATAAAATGGAATTCGGGCATTATTTCGACTTTGAAAAAATCATCTCTTATGCCTTGAAACTAAAAATAATGGAAAGGCTCGAATCCTTTGATCAGGCAAAAGGCGGGCAAGTATTCAAGAGTCTGCTCGAGTCATTTAAGCCAGACAGCAAAGCTTTTTCAACATAGAATAACAATCAAAAACACATAAAGTTTTTTGCGGAGCTTTTTTACAAAAAAGCGACCCGCCGGAGGCACGGCATTTAGCCCATGGGAAAAAGCATAGGCGAGATAACAGGCATAAACGGCAATATCATAAAGGTCCGGTTTGACCATGATGTGCGCCAGAACGAAGTGGCCTATGCCATCACACAAAACCTGCGCCTAAAATCAGAAGTCATAAGAATAAAAAACAATATTGCCGAACTCCAGGTGTTTGAAAGCACAAAAAGCCTTAAAAATGGAGATGCCGTTGAATTTTCTGGTGAGCTGCTGTCAGTCGAATTAGGGCCAGGACTTCTTGGATCGCTTTTTGACGGCCTTCAAAATCCTCTTAATGCTGTCGCGGAGCTGACAGGCTTTTTTCTTGAAAAAGGAATAGAGCTAAGGGCTCTGGATAATGCAAAAAAATGGGATTTCACGCCTTTATGCAAAAAAGGCGACAAAGTCAGTGCAGGCGATCATATCGGATTCGTTCATGAAGGGATATTTGAGCATAAGATAATGGTTCCTTTTTTCTTTAACGGAATTCATGAAATCACCGAAATATCCAAAAATTCTGAAATCAGCATTGATTCGACTATCGCCACGCTGAAAGACGAAAAAGGAAAGGAAAGGCCTCTTACAATGAGTTTCAGATGGCCGGTGAAGCAGGCTGTCAGATCATACGCAGAAAGACTTTTCCCGGACGAGCAGCTCATCACGAGAAACAGGATAATAGACACTCTTTTTCCTGTGGCAAAAGGCGGGACATACTGCATTCCAGGGCCTTTCGGAGCAGGCAAGACAGTTCTCCAGCAGCTTACAAGCAGGCACGCCAAAATCGATATTGTTATAATTGCCGCATGCGGTGAAAGAGCCAACGAAGTTGTGGAAACCATAAAGGAATTCCCTGAACTTATAGATCCCCACACTGGCAAATCCCTTATGGAAAGAACAGTCATAATCTGCAACACCAGCTCCATGCCTGTTGCTGCAAGGGAATCCTCTGTCTATACGGCAGTCACAATAGCTGAGTATTACAGACAGATGGGGCTTGATGTACTTATGCTTGCCGATTCCACTTCAAGATGGGCACAGGCAGTCAGGGAGAGATCAGGCAGGCTTGAGGAAATCCCCGGAGAAGAGGCATTCCCAGCTTATCTTGAGTCTCTCATTGCTGAATTTTACGAAAGGGCCGGAGCAGTAAAACTAAGTAACGGAAGCAAAGGTTCAGTGACAATTGGCGGAACCATAAGCCCTGCAGGAGGCAATTTTGATGAACCAGTAACAAGATCCACCCTTAAGGTTGTGGGAGCCTTCCATGCCCTTTCAGGCGAAAGGGCCGACGCGAGGCGCTTTCCTGCAATCTCTCCGCTTGAAAGCTGGTCAAGATACAAGGGAATAATTCCTGAAAAAGCAAGAAAACAGACAATAGCCTTTCTCGCAAGGGCTTCTGAGATAGACCAGATGATGAAGGTAATCGGAGAGGAAGGAACGTCTATCCATGATTTTATAATTTATCTGAAGGCAGAGCTTTTTGATGCTGTTTATCTTCAGCAAAATGCCTTTGATGAGGTTGACGCCTCA of Desulforegula conservatrix Mb1Pa contains these proteins:
- a CDS encoding V-type ATP synthase subunit A, which translates into the protein MGKSIGEITGINGNIIKVRFDHDVRQNEVAYAITQNLRLKSEVIRIKNNIAELQVFESTKSLKNGDAVEFSGELLSVELGPGLLGSLFDGLQNPLNAVAELTGFFLEKGIELRALDNAKKWDFTPLCKKGDKVSAGDHIGFVHEGIFEHKIMVPFFFNGIHEITEISKNSEISIDSTIATLKDEKGKERPLTMSFRWPVKQAVRSYAERLFPDEQLITRNRIIDTLFPVAKGGTYCIPGPFGAGKTVLQQLTSRHAKIDIVIIAACGERANEVVETIKEFPELIDPHTGKSLMERTVIICNTSSMPVAARESSVYTAVTIAEYYRQMGLDVLMLADSTSRWAQAVRERSGRLEEIPGEEAFPAYLESLIAEFYERAGAVKLSNGSKGSVTIGGTISPAGGNFDEPVTRSTLKVVGAFHALSGERADARRFPAISPLESWSRYKGIIPEKARKQTIAFLARASEIDQMMKVIGEEGTSIHDFIIYLKAELFDAVYLQQNAFDEVDASTPEKRQIEFFSIISRIMNTEFIFQDKEEARSIFYRFRQLFIDYNCSHWDSKNINKQKDAIESLLSEFADTSLKESSPHLRQALIETNMEASFRKPSGLAGYRSESAALENVGAERESDEESI
- a CDS encoding DUF2764 family protein translates to MMNRQYYYLISILPSLLFEKKTPVDSKQFRQLCSDHLNRKDLEALQGIITGESQDKPLHSFYDEWNIWDRGLKKELAIMRASQISKRDKGLIPPLPQIDNKHQGLINRIMEAKNPLDAERVLAKARWNHLDKMEFGHYFDFEKIISYALKLKIMERLESFDQAKGGQVFKSLLESFKPDSKAFST